A portion of the Phaeodactylum tricornutum CCAP 1055/1 chromosome 7, whole genome shotgun sequence genome contains these proteins:
- a CDS encoding predicted protein (Gene of unknown function contains domain for pathogenesis-related genes transcriptional activator and ethylene-responsive factors.), with the protein MQVGGKQLPSTTSAGKQLPLPVSSGAASPSSTDPAAAVVPSNETQSSSAVSFTPSWRARDMAARLLTYRKSLVESHMNTTDHEMPMSTDFDVRATLSFLQAPNNAAVVRQAFDLAATAVLNALQKPMEPDEPAEIGDIVGLPKELQAHEALIQLRHQALERAHNNKEYAKRKSSVKIEKKAIASVPKRTKAKITPTTSTAPEAAVVETKAVDSIPSSTLPKHPLPQKSKIETETIEVPEQTPSTSNSLRMSTTKPDTTTVPPAPKEPTTPKFTRNTPASSAAALDFRFNSSRAILCAAGNLVFAALTPVHVNVANDGGVDDESLDIVNVPQNPKKVSAVADDSENTTAANVSTSSTDVNMGAVVVEARKLGQRTISVVENATRRSKLRYEYRKANARQEHDVDESTDTQYLVIPNPFDWDPEDDGGCTDEESRSVASEDLPVIPYQPMKGALTEEWNTACLPRLLSILHQGAGHALYHDVNWSSRYGRVANLLRTLANEDNNYGPHLILTTEPEVRRFAQEFHDLHTNIQLVTTPETRKLQVLAYQGGTSQRRSMRRHFSKASGLSGAPLHVLVASYADFLEDFLHFCQVPLETVVLDDGASWMAAAQGDQNSALGHVWTSGIFSANDHQTGLAGTAFRGWDFQAGEFSEAVLKDAWVGLTSRHRILVAASPSPTQLSKATSGDVIPVSGLIDFLAPHFSDVVREEWDRSRITSDAASMEHFRKLVARSTVVHHAGSAIKDMKRLALLSLTGELPPPDRSYLPRVHDIVQEETFVLDNKIAFSRRSSLVCLGPPETSWLRFELGKASFQNILEAMKASNHYGHFCEEITTASSTTSSGANGQVAGTMAFRPAVCCGRHFGSEQGLRQHVSALHAPPGTWLCRTCGSDCITSQARTHHERSCGQSSAGSSGDQAGTVGATPTVGQGGVKSGVGKKKASRPGSSQQIVAPMGEKDPDGSLRVPGYRGVWVSKEGKHFIKIDGQRFKRSENDKDIEFFDSIDDAAKKHDEVIRKGMKSPKAEFNFKPDGSKIVYEDITPASTSGLGGSASNVVPALSVINIKDLPPDVKPLLRDPRQTSRTGGNSKRHIYAYRGVCRQARKGHDRWQSQISFMGVNHYLGTFDSEWDAAAIYAWAHLILYGEEATRAAQKEGEEAAAAYEQEKRDIASGKIPEPTPKPEKKKKPVTKKLKTKEEQKNNDATKTQVANGRKVGDVSKKVPVAALSPEKAKKQSTKKTSDAPKKRKRAAKEKTAEKKFKASPRYEKEAIGTTVAKGVSKAPILSYREIYAGMKDAELTKLTAHNLTAAIDVGYWVADTQVSHSAVDPILRPCIPAFSTLGMACIGGAMLYGLSPSVFEWNLEAFIENSKPGSEQDTMTAIQMLAVEYDEDGVNEKFRSAMQGTMCVLGSASKTTQRAYKALGFGAVPFGGSVGRLDCHVGGMPGSCTENAACITFATNNNSSFQFSCLSNEDIVTHNGKRLLIDMGSLPLQHNDVCSVGARVFAFICPDHKG; encoded by the exons ATGCAAGTTGGAGGCAAACAACTTCCCAGCACGACGAGTGCGGGTAAGCAATTACCACTGCCCGTTTCGTCGGGGGCGGCGTCGCCGTCTTCGACCGATCCGGCAGCGGCCGTCGTCCCGTCCAACGAAACGCAATCCTCCAGTGCGGTGTCTTTTACACCATCTTGGCGAGCACGCGATATGGCGGCGCGTCTGCTGACCTACCGCAAGAGTCTCGTTGAGTCGCACATGAATACGACGGACCACGAAATGCCCATGTCCACCGACTTTGACGTACGTGCAACGCTGTCCTTCTTACAAGCGCCCAACAACGCTGCCGTGGTCCGACAAGCCTTTGATCTTGCCGCCACGGCTGTCCTGAACGCCCTCCAAAAACCCATGGAACCGGATGAACCCGCAGAGATTGGCGACATTGTTGGTTTGCCGAAGGAGTTGCAAGCTCACGAAGCACTCATTCAATTACGCCACCAAGCGTTGGAACGGGCACACAACAATAAGGAATACGCCAAGCGCAAAAGCAGTGTCAAAATTGAAAAGAAGGCGATAGCCTCCGTACCTAAAAGGACCAAGGCAAAAATTACTCCGACTACTTCTACGGCCCCAGAAGCTGCCGTTGTCGAGACCAAGGCTGTTGACTCGATACCGTCAAGCACATTGCCGAAGCATCCGTTGCCTCAAAAGAGTAAGATTGAGACCGAAACTATCGAGGTGCCGGAGCAGACTCCGTCCACAAGCAATTCACTCCGCATGTCCACGACAAAACCCGACACAACTACCGTACCGCCGGCGCCCAAAGAGCCCACCACTCCAAAATTTACCCGCAATACGCCGGCATCTTCCGCTGCCGCTTTGGACTTTCGATTCAATTCCAGCAGGGCAATTTTATGTGCTGCGGGAAACCTTGTCTTTGCCGCCTTGACGCCCGTCCATGTGAATGTTGCGAACGACGGTGGCGTTGATGACGAATCGTTGGATATCGTCAATGTCCCGCAAAATCCGAAAAAAGTGTCGGCGGTTGCAGATGACAGCGAAAACACGACCGCAGCAAATGTATCTACATCATCAACGGACGTAAACATGGGagccgttgttgttgaagcTCGGAAGCTAGGCCAGAGGACCATTTCTGTCGTAGAAAACGCCACCCGGCGGTCGAAACTGCGGTACGAATACCGGAAGGCCAACGCCCGTCAGGAACATGATGTCGACGAAAGCACTGATACTCAGTATTTGGTTattccaaatcctttcgaTTGGGACCCCGAAGACGACGGTGGCTGTACAGATGAAGAATCGCGTTCCGTAGCCTCCGAAGATTTGCCCGTTATTCCCTATCAACCAATGAAAGGTGCCTTGACAGAAGAATGGAACACGGCTTGCTTACCGCGACTTTTGTCGATCCTCCACCAAGGTGCCGGTCACGCCTTGTACCACGATGTTAACTGGTCGTCTCGGTATGGACGAGTTGCCAATCTGTTACGGACTCTAGCGAATGAGGACAACAATTATGGGCCTCACCTTATATTGACAACTGAGCCTGAGGTACGCCGTTTCGCTCAAGAGTTTCATGACTTGCATACAAATATTCAACTCGTTACTACACCAGAGACTCGAAAGCTACAAGTATTGGCTTACCAAGGTGGTACTTCTCAGCGCCGTAGTATGCGCCGGCActtttcaaaggcatcagGACTGTCCGGAGCACCTCTCCACGTTTTGGTGGCGTCATATGCAGATTTCTTAGAAGACTTTTTGCATTTTTGTCAAGTGCCCTTAGAGACTGTGGTTTTGGATGACGGGGCTTCCTGGATGGCGGCCGCTCAAGGTGATCAAAATTCAGCCTTGGGGCATGTTTGGACTAGCGGTATTTTCAGTGCCAATGATCATCAGACGGGGTTGGCCGGAACAGCTTTCCGGGGATGGGATTTTCAAGCTGGCGAGTTTTCCGAAGCGGTACTCAAGGACGCATGGGTCGGCCTAACATCCCGTCATAGAATTTTGGTAGCTGCGAGCCCGTCACCTACCCAGTTGAGCAAGGCCACTTCAGGCGATGTTATACCAGTATCTGGGTTGATTGACTTTCTGGCACCACACTTTTCAGACGTTGTCCGAGAAGAATGGGATAGGAGTCGAATAACATCTGATGCTGCTAGTATGGAACACTTTCGCAAGCTAGTGGCACGGTCTACAGTTGTACATCACGCCGGTTCTGCTATAAAAGATATGAAACGCCTGGCGCTGCTGTCCCTGACAGGTGAGTTGCCGCCACCCGATCGGTCCTATTTACCCCGAGTCCACGACATCGTGCAAGAGGAAACGTTTGTGTTGGACAATAAAATCGCCTTTTCACGGCGCAGTTCATTGGTATGTCTGGGTCCACCCGAAACGTCATGGTTGCGGTTCGAATTGGGAAAGGCCAGCTTCCAAAATATTTTGGAAGCCATGAAAGCATCGAATCACTATGGTCACTTTTGTGAAGAAATTACGACAGCGTCATCCACAACATCTTCAGGTGCCAACGGGCAAGTGGCGGGCACCATGGCGTTTCGACCAGCTGTTTGTTGTGGTCGGCACTTCGGTTCTGAGCAAGGCTTGCGACAGCATGTGTCTGCCTTGCATGCTCCACCAGGCACATGGCTATGCCGTACATGTGGAAGTGATTGCATAACAAGCCAAGCCAGGACTCATCACGAACGTTCTTGTGGACAGTCTTCAGCTGGAAGTAGCGGCGATCAAGCTGGTACGGTCGGAGCAACGCCAACAGTTGGGCAGGGTGGTGTGAAGAGTGGTGTAGGCAAGAAAAAAGCTTCGCGACCAGGTTCTTCTCAGCAAATCGTAGCGCCCATGGGTGAAAAGGATCCTGACGGTTCTCTCCGTGTTCCGGGGTACCGCGGTGTATGGGTCAGTAAAGAAGGCAAGCATTTCATCAAAATTGATGGTCAGCGATTCAAAAGGTCAGAAAACGACAAGGACATAGAGTTTTTTGACAGCATCGATGATGCAGCTAAGAAGCATGACGAGGTTATCCGAAAGGGAATGAAGTCTCCTAAGGCCGAGTTCAATTTCAAACCGGATGGATCAAAAATTGTGTACGAAGACATAACTCCTGCATCAACGAGTGGGCTTGGAGGCAGCGCTTCGAACGTTGTACCCGCGCTTTCGGTCATCAACATAAAG GATCTCCCTCCTGACGTAAAACCTTTGCTCCGCGATCCACGGCAAACGTCACGAACTGGAGGAAACTCAAAGCGACACATCTATGCCTACCGCGGAGTTTGTAGACAGGCCAGGAAGGGCCATGATCGATGGCAAAGTCAAATTTCTTTCATGGGAGTTAATCATTATCTGGGTACATTTGATTCGGAATGGGACGCCGCAGCTATATATG CGTGGGCACATCTTATTCTTTATGGCGAAGAGGCTACAAGGGCAGCCCAAAAGGAGGGCGAAGAGGCCGCGGCTGCCTATGAGCAGGAGAAGCGGGATATTGCCAGCGGTAAGATTCCCGAACCGACTCCCAAGCCTGagaaaaaaaagaagccTGTTACTAAAAAACTGAAGACGAAGGAGGAACAGAAGAACAATGATGCTACAAAAACGCAGGTCGCAAATGGCAGAAAGGTAGGAGACGTATCGAAGAAAGTGCCCGTTGCTGCGCTTTCGCCCGAAAAGGCGAAAAAACAATCTACAAAAAAGACGTCGGACGCGccaaaaaagcgaaaacgagcagccaaggaaaagaccGCAGAGAAGAAGTTCAAAGCTTCGCCCAGGTACGAAAAGGAAGCGATAGGGACCACCGTTGCTAAAGGGGTTAGCAAA GCTCCGATCCTCTCATACCGAGAAATCTATGCTGGTATGAAAGATGCCGAGCTCACTAAGCTCACTGCTCATAACTTGACCGCAGCCATTGATGTAGGCTATTGGGTCGCTGACACCCAGGTCAGCCATTCGGCCGTAGACCCGATTCTGCGACCCTGTATTCCTGCGTTCTCCACTCTTGGCATGGCATGTATCGGCGGAGCAATGCTTTATGGTCTCTCTCCGAGCGTGTTTGAATGGAATTTGGAAGCCTTTATTGAGAACAGCAAACCTGGGTCCGAACAAGACACGATGACTGCTATTCAAATGCTTGCTGTCGAATACGACGAGGATGGTGTGAACGAGAAGTTCCGCAGCGCTATGCAAGGGACTATGTGTGTTCTCGGTAGCGCAAGCAAGACTACGCAGCGAGCATACAAGGCACTTGGGTTTGGAGCAGTGCCATTTGGGGGAAGTGTAGGAAGGCTTGATTGCCATGTGGGGGGTATGCCAGGATCGTGTACAGAGAATGCTGCCTGTATcacttttgcaacaaataACAATTCTTCTTTTCAGTTCTCCTGCTTATCAAACGAAGACATCGTTACCCATAATGGGAAGAGACTTTTGATTGACATGGGGTCGCTTCCGCTGCAGCACAACGATGTCTGTTCGGTGGGCGCTCGAGTTTTTGCCTTTATCTGTCCTGATCACAAAGGATAA
- a CDS encoding predicted protein, whose protein sequence is MAIHTLQVQCLLVMLVLLACSWGSASCAGKLAVAFASTRPIRSTFPSTGFVKVNLHRSYQAPLYVLPQIPEETPSSPSTKRFRFLSKLGIGTARKDGRAIRNIARTEKKARTIYNITTQMDLDNYWKDDQRRFRKDEKGTIDYDWLIRSLNVSGDTQIIGDPSRPEYVHPVAQLVHERQRRGTALGQHKDGCKLALAVEGGGMRGCVTAGMICALHHLNLTSVFDVIYGSSAGSITSAYFITGQLPWFGPEVYYDQLTTAGKNFIDRLGLLDPRLYRDVITRPDGKPVLNLKYLLKTTVKDTKPLDWDKFLEQQTLQPLNVVTSGLKSQRSIVLSYENGGFENLNELTDCMHASCLLPGIAGPVMNLDMRSTSQRGKTPKLMLGNGRMEDYLEPLADALIYEPLPYRSAVAAGATHVVVLRSRPDGTDVTGKGGIFERMIFRRFLLRKNRLPHMFQRLSQQLHKKLYAEQVIEVNEAAYSKQDFKDTSNPHLLGVALPPGSPEVVRLETGREAIFEGIRRGFARAYDCLVEDPKERGRGQIVAKEYFPDEILDYDPLTISETDRSAFEVYMKKSGITPKSWGDKEHRARPTVR, encoded by the exons ATGGCGATCCACACCCTGCAAGTACAGTGCCTGTTAGTGATGCTGGTATTATTGGCATGCAGCTGGGGTAGTGCCAGTTGCGCGGGGAAACTAGCCGTGGCCTTTGCATCGACGCGACCGATACGGTCGACTTTTCCTTCAACCGGATTCGTAAAGGTGAATCTTCATCGTTCCTACCAGGCACCTCTTTACGTTCTACCACAGATTCCCGAAGAAACGCCCTCGTCGCCTTCAACGAAAAgatttcgctttctttccaaaTTGGGTATTGGTACGGCTAGGAAAGATGGCCGCGCTATTCGCAATATCGCCCGGACCGAAAAAAAAGCCCGAACCATTTACAACATCACCACACAGATGGACTTGGACAACTACTGGAAAGATGATCAACGTCGGTTCCGCAAGGATGAAAAGGGTACCATCGATTATGATTGGCTGATTCGGTCACTGAACGTGAGCGGCGATACCCAAATCATAGGGGACCCCTCACGTCCGGAATATGTTCATCCCGTCGCTCAACTCGTACACGAGCGCCAGCGGCGGGGTACAGCCTTGGGACAGCACAAAGATGGTTGTAAACTCGCCTTGGCTGTCGAAGGTGGAGGAATGCGTGGCTGCGTGACGGCCGGGATGATTTGTGCCCTCCATCACTTGAATTTGACGTCCGTATTCGACGTAATCTACGGCTCGTCGGCAGGGAGCATCACCTCCGCGTACTTTATTACGGGACAGTTGCCCTGGTTCGGACCAGAAGTCTACTACGATCAGCTAACGACGGCAGGCAAGAATTTTATTGATA GGCTCGGTTTGCTGGATCCGCGGTTGTACCGGGATGTAATAACACGCCCCGACGGCAAACCCGTCTTAAACCTCAAATACTTGCTCAAAACGACCGTCAAGGATACCAAACCATTGGATTGGGACAAATTTTTGGAACAGCAAACGCTCCAACCTTTGAATGTGGTAACCTCCGGCCTCAAGAGTCAGCGATCGATTGTCCTAAGCTATGAAAACGGTGGTTTCGAAAATTTGAATGAATTGACAGATTGCATGCATGCGTCCTGCCTATTACCGGGCATTGCTGGGCCTGTCATGAACCTGGATATGCGGTCTACTTCTCAACGGGGGAAAACTCCCAAATTGATGCTTGGTAATGGACGGATGGAAGACTACCTCGAACCGTTGGCGGACGCTTTGATTTACGAACCGCTCCCCTATCGATCGGCCGTTGCGGCCGGCGCGACACATGTCGTAGTCTTACGGTCGCGCCCAGACGGTACTGATGTGACTGGAAAGGGTGGTATTTTTGAACGCATGATTTTTCGACGGTTTCTTTTACGCAAGAACAGACTTCCCCACATGTTTCAGCGACTTTCCCAGCAACTTCATAAGAAGTTGTATGCTGAACAAGTGATTGAGGTTAACGAAGCAGCATATAGTAAACAAGATTTCAAGGATACTTCTAACCCACACTTACTCGGCGTTGCGCTACCTCCTGGATCACCGGAAGTTGTCCGACTAGAAACCGGCCGTGAGGCAATCTTTGAAGGAATTCGGAGAGGTTTCGCTCGGGCGTACGATTGCCTCGTTGAAGACCCAAAGGAGCGCGGTCGTGGACAAATCGTAGCCAAGGAGTACTTTCCGGACGAGATTTTGGATTACGATCCTTTGACGATTAGTGAAACTGACAGATCGGCCTTTGAAGTCTACATGAAAAAGAGTGGAATCACACCAAAATCATGGGGAGACAAAGAACACCGAGCTAGACCAACAGTGCGATGA
- the MSH4 gene encoding muts-like protein 4 (The MutS homolog 4 (MSH4) interacts with MSH5 to promote cross-over formation during meiotic recombination. Phatr3_45661 appears to be an MSH4 and is closest to Thaps3_ 261368.; MSH4) DNA recombination protein), with product MESQPHKNRSKRKSKSSTPSANGSDPAPLDLASKVSLTGGASGTALEVSLSHDDAASLACKSLGSGLYGTRATQSLASSLHRKRLFPSAQASSRSQRTVPGSVASRKSSQYSQKSRFSRASGTPAHQRARYHGMQTQTKATAHIVCAVAENLARETCVASLDAGAPTVLHATKQGNGQTYAETLAYLELLQPDEVLLNEGRQTSQLARKILELYSVTTTTANADNGSAVLRDKTNGRNIAQRRRQRNLWKTGTMASINEDKHYNQSSVEESDEYGDSVRHTRKQVMVKFISRVCFDQTKGAELLRVVAREETYDAKLVEDYILLSSANAVLRYTQQHLGACLTRNSLNLHINAGGNHRMAIDRSTLLQLELLMNAKTGKLKDSLVGSIDCTKTTVGSRLLRTNLMSPPTQIATIHARQELVDTFLGNEAFFYDVMEHLMNLPDVDRMLNHIALVPRLDCKDMGMDGHQRQRPAVSQRLASKGISALVAIKSTLKALPALVQILKNQLESTTGAMRQTEKEISTVQQINSPNDEDENTTIVTDRSSLLIGLGGCNSSSLHSAHTIESRRYSSHLLRAIIFSLNQPAFNEVHKAILDVFTESTAYTRNPNAMRHQECFALRCESDGMMGILRKAFLANVDDIYRKADEYAEVYGMQVKVKYTASRGYFLAVPSDIGTDLPLVFTQPTLLGRHIHCTTEEIASFNTRAQDNVQDILLMTHDKIQEVLNIGRQYFDAFAALSDAIALLDLCHGFADHVTLSESPWCRPVLSEKAICSEEGSTDSECTMMIRSGRYAIAIEGHGLESADGSSGYIPNDTFASDAKPFTLITGINGSGKSTYLKQIAICTVLAHCGSYVPAEQACIPIRDLICSRIGNTDDQEHNISTFMLEMKETAFICNHATERSLILIDELGRATSNEDGVAIAWSIAEYLLKKGAMTFFATHYPQLCRLGDVYLKVQNVHLEASVSNGERSQIYYTHRVVSGTCAVSTDYGVELASVCGWPQEVVTAAKTIHKDVESLLPDESICNSEQANHYPFAEAMLAIRTIASQIKGYVAHNKAQPYESIRRELDELHRSCVKYSHKDLAELIERMLISSPSHTQQDSIGIIPSLPVRAPKAALKDRKIQNANMIFTSDRNGSGTFDLPLASTPANGNLEKLGETEDNDNSSLSSSSTSSDSSSSNSSASSVAAFEGSL from the coding sequence ATGGAGTCCCAACCTCACAAGAATCGAAGCAAGCGCAAGAGTAAGAGCAGTACACCATCCGCGAATGGATCTGACCCGGCACCGTTGGATCTCGCCTCCAAAGTCTCCTTAACCGGGGGGGCTTCCGGAACGGCTCTAGAAGTCTCACTATCACACGATGATGCTGCGTCATTAGCTTGCAAAAGTCTGGGATCGGGATTGTACGGAACTCGCGCAACGCAAAGCCTTGCCTCCTCCCTCCACCGCAAGCGCCTCTTTCCGTCCGCCCAGGCGTCCTCACGATCCCAACGAACGGTACCTGGTTCGGTAGCGAGTCGGAAGTCTTCCCAGTATTCGCAAAAATCCCGATTTTCTCGAGCCTCGGGTACCCCAGCTCACCAACGAGCGCGGTATCACGGAATGCAGACGCAGACCAAGGCCACAGCGCACATCGTGTGCGCTGTGGCGGAAAACTTGGCCCGGGAAACCTGCGTTGCTTCCCTGGACGCCGGCGCACCAACCGTACTACACGCTACGAAACAAGGCAACGGACAAACCTACGCAGAGACCTTGGCGTACTTGGAACTGCTGCAACCGGACGAAGTTTTGTTGAACGAAGGTCGCCAAACGTCACAATTGGCCCGGAAAATCCTCGAACTGTACAGTGTCACAACGACTACCGCAAACGCTGACAACGGAAGTGCCGTCCTACGAGACAAAACCAACGGCCGGAACATTGCTCAGCGACGTCGGCAACGAAATTTATGGAAAACCGGCACAATGGCCAGCATCAACGAAGACAAGCACTACAATCAAAGCAGCGTTGAAGAGAGCGACGAATACGGCGACAGCGTAAGACATACACGAAAGCAGGTCATGGTCAAGTTTATTTCGCGTGTCTGCTTTGATCAAACAAAGGGAGCCGAGCTTTTGCGTGTTGTAGCGCGCGAAGAGACGTACGACGCCAAGCTTGTGGAGGACTACATACTATTGTCATCGGCCAATGCCGTCTTGCGCTATACACAGCAACATTTGGGAGCATGCTTGACCCGAAACAGCTTAAATTTGCACATTAATGCTGGAGGAAATCATCGCATGGCTATCGATCGTTCAACTCTCTTACAACTCGAGTTGCTCATGAATGCGAAAACCGGAAAGTTGAAGGATTCGCTGGTGGGTTCCATTGATTGTACCAAAACAACAGTAGGAAGTCGGTTGTTGCGCACCAATCTCATGTCGCCACCAACACAAATTGCCACCATTCACGCCCGACAAGAACTTGTTGACACGTTCCTTGGCAATGAAGCTTTCTTTTACGATGTGATGGAGCATTTGATGAATTTGCCAGATGTCGACCGAATGTTGAACCATATTGCCCTGGTACCGCGCCTCGATTGTAAAGACATGGGCATGGATGGCCATCAACGACAGCGTCCCGCCGTTTCTCAGCGGTTAGCAAGCAAGGGAATCTCTGCATTGGTGGCTATCAAATCGACACTAAAAGCCTTGCCAGCCCTTGTACAGATATTGAAGAATCAGCTCGAAAGCACCACCGGAGCTATGAGGCAAACCGAGAAAGAAATCTCCACCGTACAGCAGATCAATTCTCCAAATGATGAGGACGAAAATACTACAATTGTGACAGATAGGTCGAGTCTATTGATCGGTTTGGGTGGTTGTAACTCATCGAGCCTTCATTCAGCACACACGATAGAGAGTCGGAGATACTCCAGTCATTTGCTACGTGCCATTATCTTTTCATTGAATCAGCCAGCTTTTAACGAAGTCCACAAAGCTATTCTGGATGTTTTCACCGAAAGTACCGCTTACACTCGGAACCCTAACGCAATGCGCCATCAAGAATGCTTTGCGCTGAGGTGTGAGTCTGACGGAATGATGGGAATTCTACGTAAGGCATTCTTGGCTAATGTTGATGATATTTACCGAAAGGCAGACGAATATGCAGAAGTATACGGAATGCAGGTAAAAGTCAAGTACACGGCTAGCCGCGGCTACTTTTTGGCAGTACCATCGGATATTGGTACTGATCTCCCACTTGTTTTTACACAGCCCACTCTTTTGGGTCGCCACATACACTGCACGACAGAGGAGATTGCAAGCTTTAATACAAGAGCCCAAGACAACGTCCAAGATATCTTGCTCATGACACACGATAAAATTCAGGAAGTGCTCAATATTGGTCGTCAATATTTCGACGCTTTTGCTGCATTGTCTGATGCAATTGCCTTGCTGGACTTGTGTCACGGTTTTGCCGATCACGTCACGCTCAGCGAGTCGCCTTGGTGCCGACCTGTGCTTTCTGAAAAGGCAATCTGTTCCGAAGAAGGATCTACTGATTCGGAATGTACAATGATGATTCGAAGCGGACGATACGCTATCGCGATAGAGGGCCATGGTTTAGAATCAGCAGATGGTTCAAGCGGATATATTCCGAACGATACGTTTGCCTCAGACGCAAAGCCATTTACGCTGATAACTGGCATCAATGGCAGCGGAAAGAGTACATATCTCAAACAGATCGCAATCTGCACTGTTCTAGCGCACTGTGGTAGCTATGTTCCTGCCGAACAAGCGTGTATTCCAATCCGGGATCTAATATGTTCTCGCATCGGCAACACAGACGACCAAGAGCACAATATCTCAACTTTCATGTTGGAAATGAAAGAGACTGCCTTTATTTGCAATCATGCTACCGAAAGATCCCTCATTCTTATTGATGAGCTCGGGCGTGCCACTAGCAACGAAGATGGCGTTGCCATCGCTTGGTCAATTGCTGAATATCTGTTAAAGAAAGGAGCGATGACTTTTTTTGCCACTCATTACCCTCAACTCTGTCGCCTGGGAGATGTCTATTTGAAAGTACAGAATGTCCATTTGGAGGCATCAGTGAGCAACGGTGAAAGATCGCAGATCTATTACACCCATCGGGTTGTGTCTGGAACTTGTGCCGTCTCAACAGATTACGGGGTTGAGCTGGCAAGCGTTTGCGGCTGGCCACAAGAAGTCGTAACAGCAGCTAAGACAATTCACAAAGATGTGGAATCATTGCTGCCTGACGAATCAATTTGCAACTCTGAACAAGCCAATCATTATCCGTTTGCTGAAGCGATGCTAGCTATCCGCACCATCGCATCACAGATTAAAGGATACGTTGCCCACAATAAAGCTCAGCCATATGAAAGTATTCGCCGAGAGCTTGATGAGCTCCACCGTAGCTGCGTCAAATACAGCCACAAGGATCTTGCCGAGCTAATTGAAAGGATGCTTATCAGTAGTCCCTCACATACACAGCAAGATTCTATTGGGATCATTCCTTCGCTTCCCGTAAGGGCACCAAAAGCTGCCCTCAAAGACCGTAAGATCCAAAATGCAAATATGATCTTCACATCCGATCGCAACGGAAGCGGCACTTTTGATCTTCCCCTTGCCTCCACGCCTGCCAATGGCAACCTTGAAAAACTTGGCGAAACAGAGGATAACGACAATTCCAGCTTGAGCTCTTCGTCGACAAGCTCTGATTCTTCAAGCAGCAATTCGTCAGCATCGTCAGTTGCTGCGTTTGAGGGTTCACTTTGA
- a CDS encoding predicted protein, protein MSDFDNIFEYQRDDTTMYPQHTLSFVPTGATTDSSQTNFAVPSIIRSHSTTKVTKLAENLTSSDLKPKRPLSAYNIFFKKERQRILAETPTRPEGKPRRSHGKIGFADLARRIAGNWNSIDEDRKAAFEKLAATDKKRYLGEMEVWKRQQEESHHAIVANDTKAAPSCNSKGQFESVSLYALLNRAPNNTSPSESASVEFHPSYTHFESLERGSSVYGQDYTGPIPDDIAMGGARSSAPFGQNSSHHAIHGFPTVQARLPSLLCTEHRPKISDLATKMDNESVDFLVNMFR, encoded by the coding sequence ATGTCGGACTTTGACAATATCTTTGAATACCAGCGAGACGACACCACGATGTATCCTCAACACACACTATCATTCGTTCCTACCGGTGCAACCACGGACAGCAGCCAGACAAATTTTGCTGTTCCAAGCATTATCCGGAGCCATTCTACTACGAAAGTGACAAAGCTTGCTGAAAATCTTACAAGTTCTGACCTAAAGCCAAAGCGGCCTCTTTCCGCATACAATATTTTCTTCAAGAAAGAGCGCCAGCGTATTCTTGCAGAGACTCCGACTCGACCAGAGGGAAAGCCTCGAAGATCACATGGAAAGATCGGTTTTGCTGATCTTGCTCGGAGAATTGCTGGCAATTGGAATAGCATCGATGAAGATCGGAAGGCAGCTTTCGAGAAGCTTGCTGCGACGGACAAGAAACGCTACTTGGGAGAAATGGAAGTATGGAAGCGTCAGCAGGAAGAAAGTCACCATGCGATCGTGGCTAATGACACGAAAGCAGCGCCATCGTGCAATAGTAAGGGGCAATTTGAATCGGTATCACTTTATGCTTTGCTGAACCGCGCGCCCAACAATACCAGTCCCTCGGAAAGTGCGAGTGTGGAGTTTCATCCTTCGTACACGCACTTTGAATCGTTGGAACGAGGGAGCTCGGTTTATGGACAAGACTATACAGGGCCAATCCCAGATGACATAGCAATGGGGGGTGCTCGTTCTTCTGCGCCGTTCGGGCAGAACAGTTCCCATCATGCTATACATGGTTTCCCCACAGTGCAAGCAAGACTTCCAAGTCTACTTTGTACCGAACATCGACCGAAAATTTCCGATCTTGCCACAAAAATGGACAACGAGAGCGTAGATTTCCTTGTCAACATGTTTCGTTAG